Proteins from one Rosa chinensis cultivar Old Blush chromosome 7, RchiOBHm-V2, whole genome shotgun sequence genomic window:
- the LOC112180001 gene encoding beta-1,3-galactosyltransferase 7 isoform X2: MKNRSSSKISAKWIPIFCIPSFFLGMLITSRMWAVPESNGQLISTRRHEQELQIVSEDCETKKKLGQEKDVMNEIYKTHESIQHIRSLDKQMASIQMELAAARSSKEMGVSDDSTATSVLQKDNSAKKKALDNSAKKKAFIVIGINTAFSSRKRRDSVRETWMPQGEKLLQLEREKGIVIRFMIGHSATSNSILDRAIDSEESQHKDFLRLEHVEGYHELSAKTKTFFTTAVAKWDADFYVKVDDDVHVNLGMLASTLAHHRSKPRVYIGCMKSGPVLAQKSVKYHEPEHWKFGEAGNKYFRHATGQIYAISKDLATYISINQPILHKYANEDVSLGSWFIGLEVEHIDERNMCCGTPPDCEWKAQAGNVCIASFDWSCSGICKSVEKIKFVHEKCGEGDAAVWGSLF, from the exons ATGAAGAACCGAAGCTCCAGCAAGATCTCCGCAAAATGGATTCCCATTTTCTGCATACCCTCCTTTTTTCTCGGCATGCTCATCACCAGCAG AATGTGGGCGGTACCTGAATCGAACGGTCAGCTCATTTCGACTCGTCGTCACGAGCAAGAGCTTCAAATTGTATCTGAAGATTGCGAAACTAAGAAG AAGCTTGGACAAGAGAAGGATGTGATGAACGAAATCTACAAAACCCACGAGTCAATTCA GCACATCAGATCTCTAGACAAGCAAATGGCGTCAATTCAGATGGAACTAGCAGCAGCTCGGAGTTCTAAAGAGATGGGGGTCTCTGATGACTCCACCGCCACGTCAGTATTGCAGAAGGACAATTCAGCCAAGAAGAAAGCATTGGACAATTCAGCCAAGAAGAAAGCATTTATTGTTATTGGAATTAACACTGCTTTTAGTAGTAGGAAGCGGCGAGATTCGGTTAGAGAGACTTGGATGCCTCAAG GGGAAAAGTTACTACAGTTGGAGCGTGAGAAGGGGATTGTTATCCGTTTCATGATTGGCCACAG TGCAACATCCAACAGCATTTTAGATCGAGCCATTGATTCAGAAGAATCTCAACACAAGGATTTCCTCAGGCTG GAACACGTTGAAGGTTATCATGAGTTGTCTGCCAAaacaaaaactttcttcaccacTGCAGTTGCAAAGTGGGATGCTGATTTTTAtgtcaaggtggatgatgatgtACATGTCAATTTGG GCATGCTAGCTTCAACTCTTGCCCATCATCGTTCAAAGCCTAGAGTATACATTGGCTGCATGAAATCTGGACCTGTTCTTGCTCAAAA GAGTGTTAAGTACCATGAACCAGAGCACTGGAAGTTTGGTGAGGCTGGAAACAAATACTTCCGACATGCAACAGGACAGATTTATGCAATCTCCAAGGATCTAGCTACATACATCTCCATTAACCA ACCCATATTGCATAAGTATGCCAATGAAGATGTGTCTCTTGGTTCGTGGTTCATTGGTCTTGAAGTTGAACACATTGACGAGCGCAATATGTGTTGTGGCACTCCACCAG ATTGTGAGTGGAAGGCACAGGCAGGTAATGTGTGCATTGCATCATTTGATTGGAGCTGCAGTGGTATCTGCAAGTCAGTGGAGAAGATTAAATTTGTTCACGAAAAGTGTGGTGAAGGGGATGCAGCTGTTTGGGGTTCGTTGTTCTAG
- the LOC112180001 gene encoding beta-1,3-galactosyltransferase 7 isoform X4 yields MKNRSSSKISAKWIPIFCIPSFFLGMLITSRMWAVPESNGQLISTRRHEQELQIVSEDCETKKKLGQEKDVMNEIYKTHESIQSLDKQMASIQMELAAARSSKEMGVSDDSTATSVLQKDNSAKKKALDNSAKKKAFIVIGINTAFSSRKRRDSVRETWMPQGEKLLQLEREKGIVIRFMIGHSATSNSILDRAIDSEESQHKDFLRLEHVEGYHELSAKTKTFFTTAVAKWDADFYVKVDDDVHVNLGMLASTLAHHRSKPRVYIGCMKSGPVLAQKSVKYHEPEHWKFGEAGNKYFRHATGQIYAISKDLATYISINQPILHKYANEDVSLGSWFIGLEVEHIDERNMCCGTPPDCEWKAQAGNVCIASFDWSCSGICKSVEKIKFVHEKCGEGDAAVWGSLF; encoded by the exons ATGAAGAACCGAAGCTCCAGCAAGATCTCCGCAAAATGGATTCCCATTTTCTGCATACCCTCCTTTTTTCTCGGCATGCTCATCACCAGCAG AATGTGGGCGGTACCTGAATCGAACGGTCAGCTCATTTCGACTCGTCGTCACGAGCAAGAGCTTCAAATTGTATCTGAAGATTGCGAAACTAAGAAG AAGCTTGGACAAGAGAAGGATGTGATGAACGAAATCTACAAAACCCACGAGTCAATTCA ATCTCTAGACAAGCAAATGGCGTCAATTCAGATGGAACTAGCAGCAGCTCGGAGTTCTAAAGAGATGGGGGTCTCTGATGACTCCACCGCCACGTCAGTATTGCAGAAGGACAATTCAGCCAAGAAGAAAGCATTGGACAATTCAGCCAAGAAGAAAGCATTTATTGTTATTGGAATTAACACTGCTTTTAGTAGTAGGAAGCGGCGAGATTCGGTTAGAGAGACTTGGATGCCTCAAG GGGAAAAGTTACTACAGTTGGAGCGTGAGAAGGGGATTGTTATCCGTTTCATGATTGGCCACAG TGCAACATCCAACAGCATTTTAGATCGAGCCATTGATTCAGAAGAATCTCAACACAAGGATTTCCTCAGGCTG GAACACGTTGAAGGTTATCATGAGTTGTCTGCCAAaacaaaaactttcttcaccacTGCAGTTGCAAAGTGGGATGCTGATTTTTAtgtcaaggtggatgatgatgtACATGTCAATTTGG GCATGCTAGCTTCAACTCTTGCCCATCATCGTTCAAAGCCTAGAGTATACATTGGCTGCATGAAATCTGGACCTGTTCTTGCTCAAAA GAGTGTTAAGTACCATGAACCAGAGCACTGGAAGTTTGGTGAGGCTGGAAACAAATACTTCCGACATGCAACAGGACAGATTTATGCAATCTCCAAGGATCTAGCTACATACATCTCCATTAACCA ACCCATATTGCATAAGTATGCCAATGAAGATGTGTCTCTTGGTTCGTGGTTCATTGGTCTTGAAGTTGAACACATTGACGAGCGCAATATGTGTTGTGGCACTCCACCAG ATTGTGAGTGGAAGGCACAGGCAGGTAATGTGTGCATTGCATCATTTGATTGGAGCTGCAGTGGTATCTGCAAGTCAGTGGAGAAGATTAAATTTGTTCACGAAAAGTGTGGTGAAGGGGATGCAGCTGTTTGGGGTTCGTTGTTCTAG
- the LOC112179175 gene encoding vacuolar protein sorting-associated protein 9A, protein MENADVFTGLHEFLERMRQPSASDFVKSIKSFIVSFTNNSPDPERDSAAVQNFFAQMEVDFRVHPLWAGCSEEELDSAGEGLEKYVMTKLFTRVFASLPDDVKLDNILHEKMALVQQFIRPENLDIQAPFQNETSWLLAQKELQKINMYKAPRDKLVCILNCCKVINNLLLNASIASNENPPGADEFLPVLIYVTLKANPPQLHSNLLYIQRYRRQSRLVAEAAYFFTNMLSVESFISNIDAKALSMDETEFEKNMESARAILSGLSTDLNSQPNQSDQPVNINKEPTAPPKSSKVPSLSDLEDKGAALLVNDKQASQVFRQYPYLFAHVGDLTVNDVEDLLNNYKQLVFKYVCLSKGLGDSAPSLPLKSSETQDRQHAETAKQQDHTRAAEPNDGPSKDTDRKDDGSNTGSLFEVESLESKLSEDQTVAPQDSKHEESSQSQLS, encoded by the exons ATGGAGAACGCCGACGTCTTCACCGGGCTGCACGAATTTCTCGAACGCATGCGTCAACCGTCGGCCAGCGACTTCGTCAAGTCTATCAAAAG TTTCATTGTGTCGTTCACGAACAATTCTCCTGATCCAGAGAGGGACAGTGCTGCGGTGCAGAACTTCTTTGCGCAAATGGAAGTGGATTTTAGGGTTCATCCACTTTGGGCTGGTTGTTCTGAAGAGGAGCTCGATAGTGCTGGCGAG GGACTGGAGAAGTATGTCATGACAAAGTTATTTACTCGTGTATTTGCTTCACTTCCAGATGATGTAAAACTTGACAACATACTACATGAGAAGATGGCTTTGGTTCAACAATTCATTCGACCAGAAAATTTGGATATTCAGGCCCCCTTTCAAAATGAAACATCATGGCTG CTTGCACAGAAAGAACTGCAAAAGATCAATATGTACAAGGCACCAAGGGACAAGCTTGTGTGTATCCTCAATTGTTGCAAGGTTATCAATAACTTGCTGCTCAATGCTTCTATTGCTTCAAATGAGAATCCTCCCGGGGCTGATGAATTTCTTCCTGTCTTAATTTATGTTACTTTGAAG GCAAACCCTCCGCAACTGCACtcaaatttgttgtatataCAAAGATACAGGCGACAATCTCGATTAGTAGCAGAAGCAGCCTATTTCTTCACAAACATGCTGTCTGTCgaatccttcatttcaaatatCGATGCGAAAGCCCTGTCAATGGATGAAACTGAGTTTGAAAAGAACATGGAATCTGCTCGAGCAATTCTATCAGGACTCTCAACTGATTTGAACAGCCAGCCTAATCAAAGCGATCAACCTGTGAATATAAACAAGGAGCCAACAGCACCGCCCAAATCGTCAAAAGTTCCATCTCTTTCAGATTTGGAGGATAAGGGTGCAGCACTCCTTGTAAACGATAAGCAGGCAAGCCAGGTTTTCCGGCAGTATCCATACTTGTTTGCGCATGTTGGTGATCTAACAGTTAATGATGTAGAAGACCTTCTTAATAATTACAAACAGCTTGTTTTCAAGTATGTTTGTCTCTCCAAAGGATTAGGTGATTCtgctccatctcttcctctaaAGAGTTCAGAAACACAGGATCGCCAGCATGCTGAAACTGCAAAGCAACAGGACCATACTAGAGCTGCAGAGCCTAATGATGGGCCATCAAAGGATACCGATAGAAAGGATGATGGTTCAAATACAGGGTCTCTTTTTGAAGTGGAAAGTTTAGAATCTAAATTGTCAGAGGATCAAACAGTAGCACCACAAGACAGTAAACATGAAGAGTCCTCTCAATCACAGCTCTCCTAG
- the LOC112180001 gene encoding beta-1,3-galactosyltransferase 7 isoform X3 has translation MKNRSSSKISAKWIPIFCIPSFFLGMLITSSRMWAVPESNGQLISTRRHEQELQIVSEDCETKKKLGQEKDVMNEIYKTHESIQSLDKQMASIQMELAAARSSKEMGVSDDSTATSVLQKDNSAKKKALDNSAKKKAFIVIGINTAFSSRKRRDSVRETWMPQGEKLLQLEREKGIVIRFMIGHSATSNSILDRAIDSEESQHKDFLRLEHVEGYHELSAKTKTFFTTAVAKWDADFYVKVDDDVHVNLGMLASTLAHHRSKPRVYIGCMKSGPVLAQKSVKYHEPEHWKFGEAGNKYFRHATGQIYAISKDLATYISINQPILHKYANEDVSLGSWFIGLEVEHIDERNMCCGTPPDCEWKAQAGNVCIASFDWSCSGICKSVEKIKFVHEKCGEGDAAVWGSLF, from the exons ATGAAGAACCGAAGCTCCAGCAAGATCTCCGCAAAATGGATTCCCATTTTCTGCATACCCTCCTTTTTTCTCGGCATGCTCATCACCAGCAG CAGAATGTGGGCGGTACCTGAATCGAACGGTCAGCTCATTTCGACTCGTCGTCACGAGCAAGAGCTTCAAATTGTATCTGAAGATTGCGAAACTAAGAAG AAGCTTGGACAAGAGAAGGATGTGATGAACGAAATCTACAAAACCCACGAGTCAATTCA ATCTCTAGACAAGCAAATGGCGTCAATTCAGATGGAACTAGCAGCAGCTCGGAGTTCTAAAGAGATGGGGGTCTCTGATGACTCCACCGCCACGTCAGTATTGCAGAAGGACAATTCAGCCAAGAAGAAAGCATTGGACAATTCAGCCAAGAAGAAAGCATTTATTGTTATTGGAATTAACACTGCTTTTAGTAGTAGGAAGCGGCGAGATTCGGTTAGAGAGACTTGGATGCCTCAAG GGGAAAAGTTACTACAGTTGGAGCGTGAGAAGGGGATTGTTATCCGTTTCATGATTGGCCACAG TGCAACATCCAACAGCATTTTAGATCGAGCCATTGATTCAGAAGAATCTCAACACAAGGATTTCCTCAGGCTG GAACACGTTGAAGGTTATCATGAGTTGTCTGCCAAaacaaaaactttcttcaccacTGCAGTTGCAAAGTGGGATGCTGATTTTTAtgtcaaggtggatgatgatgtACATGTCAATTTGG GCATGCTAGCTTCAACTCTTGCCCATCATCGTTCAAAGCCTAGAGTATACATTGGCTGCATGAAATCTGGACCTGTTCTTGCTCAAAA GAGTGTTAAGTACCATGAACCAGAGCACTGGAAGTTTGGTGAGGCTGGAAACAAATACTTCCGACATGCAACAGGACAGATTTATGCAATCTCCAAGGATCTAGCTACATACATCTCCATTAACCA ACCCATATTGCATAAGTATGCCAATGAAGATGTGTCTCTTGGTTCGTGGTTCATTGGTCTTGAAGTTGAACACATTGACGAGCGCAATATGTGTTGTGGCACTCCACCAG ATTGTGAGTGGAAGGCACAGGCAGGTAATGTGTGCATTGCATCATTTGATTGGAGCTGCAGTGGTATCTGCAAGTCAGTGGAGAAGATTAAATTTGTTCACGAAAAGTGTGGTGAAGGGGATGCAGCTGTTTGGGGTTCGTTGTTCTAG
- the LOC112180001 gene encoding beta-1,3-galactosyltransferase 7 isoform X1, translating into MKNRSSSKISAKWIPIFCIPSFFLGMLITSSRMWAVPESNGQLISTRRHEQELQIVSEDCETKKKLGQEKDVMNEIYKTHESIQHIRSLDKQMASIQMELAAARSSKEMGVSDDSTATSVLQKDNSAKKKALDNSAKKKAFIVIGINTAFSSRKRRDSVRETWMPQGEKLLQLEREKGIVIRFMIGHSATSNSILDRAIDSEESQHKDFLRLEHVEGYHELSAKTKTFFTTAVAKWDADFYVKVDDDVHVNLGMLASTLAHHRSKPRVYIGCMKSGPVLAQKSVKYHEPEHWKFGEAGNKYFRHATGQIYAISKDLATYISINQPILHKYANEDVSLGSWFIGLEVEHIDERNMCCGTPPDCEWKAQAGNVCIASFDWSCSGICKSVEKIKFVHEKCGEGDAAVWGSLF; encoded by the exons ATGAAGAACCGAAGCTCCAGCAAGATCTCCGCAAAATGGATTCCCATTTTCTGCATACCCTCCTTTTTTCTCGGCATGCTCATCACCAGCAG CAGAATGTGGGCGGTACCTGAATCGAACGGTCAGCTCATTTCGACTCGTCGTCACGAGCAAGAGCTTCAAATTGTATCTGAAGATTGCGAAACTAAGAAG AAGCTTGGACAAGAGAAGGATGTGATGAACGAAATCTACAAAACCCACGAGTCAATTCA GCACATCAGATCTCTAGACAAGCAAATGGCGTCAATTCAGATGGAACTAGCAGCAGCTCGGAGTTCTAAAGAGATGGGGGTCTCTGATGACTCCACCGCCACGTCAGTATTGCAGAAGGACAATTCAGCCAAGAAGAAAGCATTGGACAATTCAGCCAAGAAGAAAGCATTTATTGTTATTGGAATTAACACTGCTTTTAGTAGTAGGAAGCGGCGAGATTCGGTTAGAGAGACTTGGATGCCTCAAG GGGAAAAGTTACTACAGTTGGAGCGTGAGAAGGGGATTGTTATCCGTTTCATGATTGGCCACAG TGCAACATCCAACAGCATTTTAGATCGAGCCATTGATTCAGAAGAATCTCAACACAAGGATTTCCTCAGGCTG GAACACGTTGAAGGTTATCATGAGTTGTCTGCCAAaacaaaaactttcttcaccacTGCAGTTGCAAAGTGGGATGCTGATTTTTAtgtcaaggtggatgatgatgtACATGTCAATTTGG GCATGCTAGCTTCAACTCTTGCCCATCATCGTTCAAAGCCTAGAGTATACATTGGCTGCATGAAATCTGGACCTGTTCTTGCTCAAAA GAGTGTTAAGTACCATGAACCAGAGCACTGGAAGTTTGGTGAGGCTGGAAACAAATACTTCCGACATGCAACAGGACAGATTTATGCAATCTCCAAGGATCTAGCTACATACATCTCCATTAACCA ACCCATATTGCATAAGTATGCCAATGAAGATGTGTCTCTTGGTTCGTGGTTCATTGGTCTTGAAGTTGAACACATTGACGAGCGCAATATGTGTTGTGGCACTCCACCAG ATTGTGAGTGGAAGGCACAGGCAGGTAATGTGTGCATTGCATCATTTGATTGGAGCTGCAGTGGTATCTGCAAGTCAGTGGAGAAGATTAAATTTGTTCACGAAAAGTGTGGTGAAGGGGATGCAGCTGTTTGGGGTTCGTTGTTCTAG